A DNA window from Candidatus Methylomirabilota bacterium contains the following coding sequences:
- a CDS encoding TIM44-like domain-containing protein, translating to MRRGAIVCGILAVFVGSLILTTMAEARAGGGGFSGGRGSRSYSAPRSPSTPASPGVPASPTSPQRNLSQPGPQRPGGLFGGWGGMIGGFLLGGLLGSLLFGGLGHGGGIGLLDIALIAGLGYLAFTFLRRREPAPALAGASAGGERWSPTATAAAEPSRPAGRLDDDLEQGVAAVRMMDPAFDPGRFTVVARDLFVRVQAAWSARDLAPVRAELTEEMVRALEPDLARLATLRRVNRIEKLGVDAVEATEAWQEYGRDFVTVQIRANALDYTVDETTGAVVEGSSTVPTTFEEYWTFTRPVGPNTWRLSAIQQPSA from the coding sequence ATGCGACGCGGCGCGATCGTTTGCGGAATCCTGGCCGTGTTCGTCGGATCCCTGATCCTGACCACCATGGCCGAGGCGCGTGCCGGCGGCGGCGGATTCAGCGGCGGCCGCGGCTCGCGGTCGTACTCGGCGCCGCGCAGCCCCTCCACGCCGGCCAGCCCGGGCGTGCCGGCCAGTCCGACCTCGCCCCAGCGAAACCTCTCGCAACCCGGGCCCCAGCGTCCGGGTGGACTCTTCGGGGGATGGGGCGGCATGATCGGCGGCTTCTTGCTCGGCGGGCTCCTGGGCTCGCTTCTCTTCGGTGGCCTGGGGCACGGCGGGGGGATCGGCCTGCTGGACATCGCCCTGATCGCCGGGCTCGGCTATCTCGCCTTCACCTTCCTGCGGCGCCGCGAGCCGGCGCCCGCGCTGGCGGGAGCCTCGGCCGGCGGGGAGCGGTGGAGCCCCACGGCGACGGCCGCAGCCGAGCCGTCGCGACCGGCCGGCCGGCTCGACGACGACCTCGAGCAGGGCGTCGCGGCCGTCCGCATGATGGATCCCGCCTTCGATCCCGGGCGGTTCACCGTGGTGGCCCGCGACCTCTTCGTCCGGGTCCAGGCGGCCTGGAGCGCCCGTGACCTCGCACCGGTGCGCGCCGAGCTCACCGAGGAGATGGTCCGGGCCCTCGAGCCGGATCTCGCCCGCCTGGCGACCCTTCGCCGGGTGAACCGGATCGAGAAGCTGGGAGTGGACGCCGTCGAGGCCACCGAGGCGTGGCAGGAGTACGGACGCGATTTCGTGACGGTCCAAATCCGGGCGAACGCGCTCGATTACACGGTGGACGAGACCACCGGGGCCGTCGTGGAGGGGAGCAGCACCGTCCCGACCACGTTCGAGGAGTACTGGACCTTCACCCGCCCGGTCGGGCCCAACACCTGGCGGCTGTCGGCGATCCAGCAGCCCAGCGCATGA
- a CDS encoding AsmA-like C-terminal region-containing protein yields the protein MSPRRSSLRLLLGVATALLLAVVGGLAIALPSIEDLPRMQALLRSEASRLLDRPVRFERVSLSYWPLPAVRVVRLVVANAPGFGPDPLLSVEEARVRVRLLPLLRGRLQFGEVTLRRPSVVVEQRRDGAWNLPAPGATRPAPAAPLVAVSRVRLREGHVEIRVPGEAGRPVVAHLVDRIDVTLDDLGWSQPIRFKLGARLPGGGLIAALEGEAGPLAQAGGDLAAVPARFTARLTAEEAPVPADALFTVSGRGDGLVRAEGTLGQMAGSGQLGFARITIAHRGAACPPGPPRQLTLEAVELPIKIAGPIVTVMPFALRVGGGTVRGNAALGWSAGTPGVELTAVELQGVSAQTLLVDFLCQPYAVTGRMGGLATLAFTGTGDDLLRSARGTWQVQVGPGRLVGPAMLTLLSGALRVGSVLHSVVNLDLPRSLDGSPLEFQSLAATGSVGTGRLVVSDATMVNPVLRVTGRGSYGLIDTRLDFNVNVESGRTRFGVKVGGTAGQPAYGPTPGLRGSDVVKMLEPLMGIGRRAPSRPAPPSGNPASR from the coding sequence GTGAGCCCGCGACGCTCCTCCCTCCGCCTCCTGCTCGGCGTCGCCACCGCGCTCCTTCTGGCCGTCGTCGGCGGCCTCGCGATCGCGCTACCGTCCATCGAGGATCTGCCCCGCATGCAGGCGCTGCTCCGCTCGGAGGCCAGCCGTCTCCTCGATCGCCCGGTGCGCTTCGAGCGCGTCTCGCTGAGTTACTGGCCGCTCCCGGCGGTTCGCGTGGTCCGCCTCGTGGTGGCCAATGCCCCGGGCTTCGGGCCCGATCCGCTCTTGTCCGTCGAGGAGGCGCGCGTGCGCGTGCGCCTTCTCCCCCTCCTGCGCGGGCGGCTCCAGTTCGGGGAGGTCACGCTGAGGCGCCCGTCCGTCGTCGTCGAGCAGCGGCGTGATGGCGCCTGGAACCTCCCGGCGCCGGGAGCGACCCGGCCGGCGCCGGCGGCGCCGCTGGTCGCCGTCTCGCGCGTGCGGCTGCGGGAGGGGCACGTCGAGATTCGCGTACCCGGCGAGGCCGGGCGGCCGGTGGTCGCGCACCTGGTGGACCGCATCGACGTCACCCTGGACGATCTCGGCTGGAGCCAGCCGATCAGGTTCAAGCTCGGGGCGCGGCTGCCGGGAGGGGGTCTCATCGCCGCTCTGGAGGGGGAAGCCGGGCCGCTGGCCCAGGCGGGAGGGGACCTCGCGGCCGTACCCGCTCGCTTCACCGCCCGTCTGACCGCCGAGGAGGCGCCGGTTCCCGCCGACGCGCTCTTCACCGTGAGCGGCAGAGGCGACGGGCTCGTCCGGGCCGAGGGGACCCTCGGCCAGATGGCCGGCAGCGGTCAGCTCGGCTTCGCGCGGATCACCATCGCCCATCGCGGAGCCGCCTGCCCGCCGGGCCCGCCGAGGCAACTGACGCTCGAGGCGGTCGAGCTCCCGATCAAGATCGCAGGGCCCATCGTCACGGTCATGCCCTTCGCGCTGCGGGTGGGCGGCGGGACGGTGAGGGGCAACGCGGCCCTCGGCTGGAGCGCCGGCACGCCCGGTGTGGAGCTGACGGCCGTGGAACTCCAGGGGGTGTCGGCCCAGACGCTGCTCGTGGACTTCCTGTGTCAGCCGTACGCGGTCACCGGTCGGATGGGAGGACTCGCCACACTCGCATTCACGGGGACGGGCGACGATCTCCTGCGCTCCGCGCGGGGGACGTGGCAGGTTCAGGTCGGCCCCGGCCGGCTGGTGGGCCCGGCGATGCTCACACTCCTGTCCGGTGCCCTGCGGGTCGGGAGCGTGCTCCACTCGGTCGTCAACCTCGACCTCCCGCGGAGCCTCGACGGCTCACCACTGGAGTTTCAGTCGCTGGCCGCGACCGGATCGGTCGGCACCGGGCGGCTCGTCGTGAGCGACGCGACGATGGTCAACCCGGTCCTCCGCGTCACCGGGCGGGGGAGCTACGGGCTCATCGACACACGGCTCGATTTCAACGTGAACGTGGAATCCGGGCGTACCCGCTTCGGCGTGAAGGTCGGCGGCACGGCCGGGCAGCCCGCATACGGGCCCACGCCCGGACTCCGCGGGAGCGACGTCGTCAAGATGCTCGAGCCTCTGATGGGGATCGGGCGCAGGGCGCCGTCCAGGCCGGCCCCGCCGTCCGGCAATCCCGCCTCTCGCTGA
- a CDS encoding pitrilysin family protein: MCVPPPFRRAVLCLLVATAPLWAGPAAAQTSAPTGLVGPPLATRFVLPNGLVVLVAERPALPIVIVRVALGAGAVLDPPDKPGLANLTALLLTRGTQTRTGPEIDRAIEFVGGSLGAEGGRDTSEASVSVLKRDFGLGLELLADVLVRPTFPPAEFERRREETRAAVQRSEEDPETVTGRLFRRLIFPGHPYSAPIQGTDESLGRITRDDVAAFYGAAYRPDSMVVAVVGDVTVAEVRAALTARLGGWRPGPAGVTPPGGVTFGTPARTEMVKRDLTQATVYLGQATVTRPHPDYYPLVVGSHILGGGSSSRLYARVREERGLAYSVFAQYAPGRYGGMFLAGFQSENARVREVLALVREELVRLRGDRVEGDELARAKAYLIGSFPLRMDTNAEVAELLLTIERFGLGLDYPTRYRQAIEAVTADDILRAVRAHWNPDAMSLAVVADLGQAGLSP; the protein is encoded by the coding sequence ATGTGCGTGCCGCCGCCGTTCCGGCGGGCTGTGCTCTGCCTCCTTGTGGCGACGGCCCCCCTGTGGGCCGGGCCGGCTGCCGCGCAGACCTCGGCGCCGACCGGGCTCGTCGGTCCGCCGCTGGCGACACGCTTCGTGCTTCCCAACGGGCTGGTGGTCCTGGTGGCGGAGCGACCGGCTCTCCCCATCGTCATCGTGCGCGTCGCGCTGGGCGCCGGCGCCGTTCTGGACCCGCCGGACAAGCCCGGGCTCGCGAATCTCACGGCGCTCCTCCTGACACGAGGGACCCAGACCCGCACGGGACCCGAGATCGACCGAGCCATCGAGTTCGTGGGCGGCAGCCTCGGAGCGGAAGGGGGCCGCGACACGAGCGAGGCGTCCGTCTCCGTGCTCAAGCGCGACTTCGGCCTGGGGCTCGAGCTCCTAGCCGACGTGCTCGTGCGGCCGACCTTCCCGCCGGCCGAATTCGAGCGGAGGCGCGAGGAAACGCGGGCGGCCGTGCAGCGCTCGGAAGAGGACCCGGAGACGGTCACCGGCCGGCTGTTCCGGCGGCTCATCTTCCCCGGGCATCCCTACTCGGCGCCGATCCAGGGCACCGACGAATCCCTCGGCCGCATCACCCGCGACGACGTGGCGGCCTTCTATGGGGCGGCCTATCGGCCCGATTCGATGGTCGTGGCCGTGGTCGGCGACGTGACGGTCGCCGAGGTGCGCGCCGCCCTGACCGCCCGCCTCGGTGGCTGGCGCCCGGGGCCGGCCGGAGTCACGCCGCCGGGCGGGGTCACGTTCGGCACGCCCGCCCGGACGGAGATGGTGAAGCGTGACCTCACGCAGGCGACGGTCTACCTCGGGCAGGCCACCGTGACCCGGCCGCATCCCGACTATTACCCGCTCGTCGTGGGAAGCCACATCCTGGGCGGCGGCTCGTCATCGCGGCTCTACGCGCGGGTCCGGGAGGAGCGCGGCCTCGCCTACAGCGTCTTCGCCCAGTACGCGCCGGGTCGATACGGCGGCATGTTCCTGGCGGGGTTCCAGAGCGAGAACGCGCGGGTGCGTGAGGTGCTGGCCCTCGTCCGCGAGGAGCTCGTGCGGCTTCGCGGGGATCGGGTGGAAGGGGATGAGCTGGCGCGGGCCAAGGCGTATCTCATCGGCAGCTTTCCGCTCCGGATGGACACCAACGCCGAGGTGGCGGAGCTCCTGCTCACGATCGAGCGGTTCGGCCTGGGCCTCGACTACCCGACCCGCTATCGGCAGGCGATCGAGGCGGTCACCGCCGACGACATCCTCCGCGCGGTGCGCGCCCACTGGAATCCCGACGCCATGAGCCTGGCCGTGGTGGCGGACCTCGGCCAGGCCGGCCTCAGCCCGTAG
- the corA gene encoding magnesium/cobalt transporter CorA, whose translation MPQYGAIVRPDGALEEGFGPAELARLLAEPGTKAWLDLEGASDEQLRALEGIFGFHPLAVEDAQNPETRPTVEEYDTFLFLVTRGINDNPGQEALDLITLFVFLSDRLIVTVHEHAMRSVAAAIDRLRKHPEVLGEGPDRLLHHLLDQVVDHYFPIVEELEERIEALESVIFTRPDQPVLERIFGARKDLVQLRRSLGPLREVLGNLMSGVPHVRTDLRPFFRDVYDHVLRILDEVETNRDTLSSLLESHLSHVNNRLSEVMKTLTALAAIGLPMTIVTGFFGMNFENLLWIKQPWGVTGAVLLMVGMSGGLLLFFRRRGWL comes from the coding sequence ATGCCGCAGTACGGCGCGATCGTCCGGCCCGACGGAGCCCTGGAGGAGGGATTCGGCCCCGCCGAACTGGCCCGGCTCCTCGCCGAGCCGGGCACCAAGGCGTGGCTCGACCTCGAGGGCGCCAGCGACGAGCAGCTCCGGGCGCTCGAGGGAATCTTCGGCTTCCACCCGCTGGCCGTCGAGGATGCCCAGAACCCGGAGACGCGGCCGACGGTCGAGGAGTACGACACCTTCCTGTTCCTGGTCACCCGGGGAATCAACGACAACCCGGGCCAGGAGGCCCTCGACCTCATCACGCTCTTCGTGTTCCTCAGTGACCGCCTGATCGTGACGGTCCACGAGCACGCCATGCGGAGCGTGGCGGCGGCGATCGACCGGCTCCGGAAGCATCCCGAGGTGCTCGGCGAGGGGCCCGACCGGCTGCTCCACCACCTGCTCGACCAGGTCGTCGATCATTACTTCCCGATCGTCGAGGAGCTGGAGGAGCGAATCGAAGCGCTGGAGAGCGTCATCTTCACGCGTCCCGACCAGCCGGTCCTCGAGAGGATCTTCGGCGCTCGGAAGGACCTGGTCCAGCTGCGACGGAGCCTCGGGCCGCTGCGCGAGGTGCTGGGCAACCTGATGAGCGGCGTCCCCCACGTCCGAACCGACCTGCGGCCGTTCTTCCGGGACGTGTACGACCACGTGCTGCGCATCCTCGACGAGGTCGAGACCAACCGGGATACCCTGTCGAGCCTCCTCGAGAGCCATCTCTCGCACGTCAACAACCGGCTGAGCGAGGTGATGAAGACCCTGACCGCGCTGGCGGCCATCGGGCTGCCGATGACGATCGTCACCGGGTTCTTCGGGATGAACTTCGAGAACTTGCTCTGGATCAAGCAGCCCTGGGGGGTCACCGGCGCCGTCCTTCTGATGGTGGGCATGTCCGGCGGCCTGCTCCTCTTCTTTCGGCGGCGGGGCTGGCTGTGA